One window of Plasmodium falciparum 3D7 genome assembly, chromosome: 7 genomic DNA carries:
- a CDS encoding histone H2B variant: MSGKGPAQKSQAAKKTAGKTLGPRHKRKRRTESFSLYIFKVLKQVHPETGVTKKSMNIMNSFINDIFDRLVTEATRLIRYNKKRTLSSREIQTAVRLLLPGELSKHAVSEGTKAVTKYTTSAA; this comes from the coding sequence atgtCAGGAAAAGGACCAGCTCAAAAATCCCAAGCAGCCAAAAAAACTGCTGGAAAAACCTTAGGACCAAgacataaaagaaaaagaagaactGAATCTTTTTCACTTTACATTTTCAAAGTCTTAAAACAAGTACATCCAGAAACAGGAGTAACCAAAAAAAGtatgaatattatgaacTCCtttattaatgatatatttgaCAGATTAGTTACTGAAGCCACAAGACTTATtcgttataataaaaaaagaacttTATCATCACGTGAAATTCAAACAGCTGTaagattattattaccaGGAGAATTATCAAAACACGCCGTTTCAGAAGGAACAAAAGCTGTAACCAAATATACAACAAGTGCTGCTTAA